One genomic segment of Helianthus annuus cultivar XRQ/B chromosome 14, HanXRQr2.0-SUNRISE, whole genome shotgun sequence includes these proteins:
- the LOC110908480 gene encoding wall-associated receptor kinase 5, giving the protein MTLFSTEQLRKATNNYSQEKVIGKGAYGIVYKGVLSDKRVVAIKKSKLVDATQAEQFINELMILTQVIHRNVVRILGCCLEEEVPVLVYEYISNNTLFHHIHHKVGGMNWLSWENRLRVATEAASALGYLHSEISMPIIHRYVKSTNILLDENYTAKISDFGASRLVPLDHDQVTTLIQGTLGYLDPEYFNSSQLTEKSDVYSFGVVLAELITGKKAIGVDRTNEEKNLATYFVNSIKGNRLFEIVEPRLLREGNLEQLEAVGNLVKRCLSFVGDDRPTMKEVAVELEGLKKFTIHPWVQQQTSNENRNLVQVVEQSDLYDSPLIYASNEWESYSGITNLALEENNPR; this is encoded by the exons ATGACTTTGTTCAGCACTGAACAACTTAGGAAAGCTACTAATAATTATTCTCAAGAGAAAGTTATTGGTAAAGGTGCCTATGGTATAGTGTACAAAGGAGTTTTGTCGGACAAACGTGTAGTTGCAATAAAGAAGTCTAAGTTAGTTGATGCGACCCAAGCAGAGCAATTCATCAATGAACTTATGATTCTTACACAAGTCATTCATCGAAATGTGGTAAGGATATTAGGTTGTTGCTTAGAAGAGGAAGTTCCGGTACTAGTTTATGAATACATCTCCAATAACACTCTTTTCCATCACATTCATCACAAAGTGGGTGGCATGAATTGGTTATCTTGGGAAAATCGCTTGAGAGTAGCCACCGAAGCTGCAAGCGCACTTGGATACCTTCATTCAGAAATATCTATGCCAATCATACacagat ATGTCAAGTCAACCAACATACTGTTAGATGAAAACTACACAGCAAAAATTTCAGATTTTGGTGCATCAAGGTTAGTCCCATTAGATCACGACCAGGTAACTACTCTTATTCAGGGAACGCTAGGGTATTTGGATCCAGAATACTTCAACTCAAGCCAACTAACCGAGAAAAGTGATGTATATAGCTTTGGAGTGGTCCTTGCAGAACTCATAACCGGGAAAAAGGCCATTGGTGTTGATAGAACCAATGAAGAAAAGAATCTAGCTACATATTTTGTCAATTCAATTAAAGGAAACCGCTTATTTGAAATTGTAGAACCTAGACTTTTGCGTGAAGGGAATCTTGAACAGTTGGAAGCAGTAGGGAATCTGGTAAAGAGATGCCTTAGTTTTGTAGGTGATGACAGGCCAACAATGAAAGAGGTGGCAGTGGAGCTAGAGGGCTTGAAAAAGTTCACAATTCATCCTTGGGTTCAACAACAAACAAGTAATGAGAATAGAAACTTAGTCCAAGTAGTTGAACAATCGGATCTGTACGATTCCCCGTTAATTTATGCTAGTAATGAATGGGAGTCGTATTCAGGCATTACAAATTTGGCGCTTGAAGAAAACAACCCACGTTAG